Proteins from one Leptospira wolffii serovar Khorat str. Khorat-H2 genomic window:
- a CDS encoding SpvB/TcaC N-terminal domain-containing protein: MDFRKKGLLFLTALLLFADCRGGKDLLDRVWDKIGGVIGLPPGTSFPSPGSAPAPEGSDLFSISTNYSQAIDDPSTKADPLSGASFIAPPEPNNYGAVSLSYPIQVTPGRAGIQPNLAISYSSTGGDGWAGVGWNIGLGAITRTPEYGALYYDSRDFFTWNGKRLIKVSGSSSSENGTYRAEITDQNAPILILTNIESGGVWEVRDSSGTKTIYGDNSSNRIYNPDKINQTYSWYLSKVEDRNGNYMQVTYDTSQYAVKRNLYLKEIKYTGNSRTGTSPRQYVRFNTKSRDDSYVSTAPGFLMKMDRLLDSIEVGWDGGKLWEYDLVYDVSPDSGRPILKTVDSTRNTTKPEFSYQTATRSLFWQNVVNQASSEIEVSPESTEYFEGDFNGDGISDIVFFNPQSGNWKAAEGRKEGGYNFKTYANRYKNYEGTEKIRFFKGNVSGDFNGDGRSDIAFYLPETRDFIVAEHDGRVFQFKNYGRLMAGIPDIFRMEWFPGDYDGNGLTDSVLFDEPTGQWTLMLNKGGSFEFLRFSSKFQNLFRGDYSPNANLDSVFTTDLSKDGIDRAKVQLLIGDYNGDGRTDISVYDSRSGKWLVGENYRNDNSSDPIYFKLQWKLYKVFTAPEQTLFGFDRFSGDFNGDGTSDFLLFDRSSGEWTIGETSNGTINFRTWSKAPQFKEITRWLQGDFNGDGRTDIGFFSVTDGKFWIGESTLNGFRYKIYSDMNYGPSIDRVMKTPLPLDEVKLTQSGGTVYANSNQKTLVLSYLYDGNINPNRGEIVFPGCFSANDCSGSPELLIYDRKSASFNFKQGTGVTNQVLTGLNPEATANPLLFGGKPSRYSSAGKDEILYYKKNGNVNQFSLIKNTTGTSFTTSNFASFTDTNVANFNLSESMYLVDNFESTSYKSILVLDDQSTATPGSGRFYLVGPTGTSKALTPATDVTSSYLFNLFQNGSSQNRLNKKSFSFFSGDFTNSGKSQILFVDRRTSSHKWYLGTIGTSTITFTLLGTQTLTLAASEYDSSQAGFSYGLFQETTGAESIVFADPSDSGFTFYKLRIGLSPSPSISMSAYTGGLVGFTGQFDHKGNPIITSSGDTKIYDIAQNKIVSLPTTVIQKNLDRPDLMSKVYVFRWIQGDYNGDGLTDIGIIHLKEPTWYFALSDGIVPDIINKIKNGIGGWYELEYSDSTKFDNTGGDGVPDLPGHYRVCTKITVDDGFGNRIPKTYDYEGGYAFSAFINGKVEKDFFGFGKFTQKDGYGVRTVHTYNNVPYSNFMMNRALGGAEKESHVIGSDNQDYGSRINTYDVKVIDVGGGLTSYLLLPIKTDKFQNGTKTLTSEVSFQFNGYNLTKQTNSDTDWFSDSAHTSTTRITITDYETDSTTNQLRVKKVVELAASANETTTVKTYDSQGNTIRKQTSYTGSGLAAVSPKINEYTYDPLGNVLSEKDVSGNPARGLEYVYDNVLKLFVTEKTSFGGSLRFRTQYQIDYTSAFGSPLQVTDPNGNKSYYEYDSFGRSLTTKVDTDDGTKVLATYSYNASFPLSAKSVLPAGGWDPDFATRSYVDGIGRAIYTVKTGSDGKTVRSGRVVYDAAGRMVRQGQADWTDSSELDNFAMHLEEKNPTSFEYDAIGRIKTSTLPLAQGETSPTILSITYNDPYEKIEIHSSGTRKRKVTDGRGQTLYVEDSGGDGIVAQIGFCYDLAGNRTKKSDLNDGSSLNCSNISTGINQKDISGKNQAYWAYDGFGRVRVQSDPDFGVEKHEYNSFGEAVKTTDAIGRVTTLVYDSIGRMVTKRMPEGEIYYTYDSRSGSENALGKLVLVEDRNQTKTFSYDKLGRVKKETRSFKEIPLKNSDLPYITEYAYDLLGRVTKIDYPAHPVNHSRLRACYSYGSAGYITGISVQVNTNGILPGLCNKTIVENITYNEFGQTSAFTMGNGIETRYYYDEKLRMVRLNSSGVVDGYSETLQNAVYTFNSKNNITSIENTGTRYQTKYDFAYDGLSRLTNASGFYTEPAETYTKKYQQSFAYALNGNLSAKRVHNPADGSITDERVYQYNNHQASYIDSSKYGSGTVTMAYDASGNMISQRDRVLDKTKKMEYDSDNRLIRVRDENNYTVGRYWYDDGGFRIHKSALIPDGAQSKHQEILYPSKFYGLEYMDEENVLRSINNIYLNGVRIAALNEEGTAAYYLTDQVDSISHVLDDQGKTLTRIQNDPYGDSFVQRGNLNFSPKFNSQELDQESGFYFYNARYYDASIARFVTADSIIDGQEDTQGWNRYMYVRGNPIHAKDPTGHITIEGFLPSRVSEHLKNGLGTMSADATAKNLATPHLGDLIIKGEGKVKIGILKSGLYFLDKNGIIAERMTPKTAEKVLTYLLNNTDNEHVVKYLAKYRIAKIADISKYLARAFNKGDEVAERKAAKLLAQKAGTKGAGRLALFFTGVGVVINAAIEGLSADDLNPRHELDEDEREFEMFDYDGVAKDSHSSYMKTWKDGEGDKWIDKMLETRRREHGIKKIQKDDE, translated from the coding sequence ATGGATTTTCGTAAGAAAGGACTTCTATTTCTAACAGCCCTTCTTCTCTTTGCGGATTGTAGAGGGGGGAAGGATCTGTTAGATCGGGTATGGGATAAGATAGGAGGGGTGATAGGACTTCCTCCGGGTACCTCTTTTCCTTCTCCCGGGTCGGCTCCCGCTCCTGAAGGAAGCGATCTATTCTCCATCTCCACAAATTATAGCCAAGCGATAGACGATCCGAGTACGAAGGCGGATCCTTTATCGGGAGCCTCCTTTATCGCCCCTCCCGAGCCGAATAATTACGGAGCCGTCTCCCTTTCTTATCCGATCCAAGTGACTCCGGGAAGAGCGGGAATACAACCAAATCTCGCAATCTCTTATTCCTCGACTGGAGGAGACGGATGGGCGGGAGTCGGTTGGAATATTGGCTTAGGTGCTATTACCCGCACACCAGAATACGGAGCCTTGTATTACGACTCTCGAGACTTCTTTACTTGGAACGGAAAGAGACTCATCAAAGTTTCCGGCTCTTCGAGTAGCGAAAACGGAACCTATCGAGCCGAAATCACCGACCAGAACGCTCCTATTTTAATATTAACGAATATAGAATCGGGAGGAGTCTGGGAGGTCCGGGATTCTTCCGGAACCAAGACAATTTACGGAGATAACTCCTCTAACCGTATCTATAATCCGGATAAGATCAATCAGACTTATAGTTGGTATCTCTCCAAGGTGGAGGATCGAAACGGGAATTACATGCAGGTTACTTATGATACCTCTCAGTATGCCGTTAAACGAAATCTATATCTGAAGGAAATCAAATATACCGGAAATTCCAGGACTGGAACCTCACCTCGCCAATACGTCCGCTTTAATACGAAGAGCAGGGATGATTCCTATGTTTCCACGGCTCCCGGCTTTCTTATGAAAATGGATCGCCTTCTGGACAGTATAGAAGTCGGCTGGGACGGAGGAAAACTATGGGAATACGATCTGGTCTACGATGTATCTCCCGATTCAGGCAGACCTATTTTAAAAACGGTGGATTCCACTAGAAACACCACGAAGCCGGAGTTCTCTTATCAAACGGCAACTAGAAGTTTATTCTGGCAGAACGTGGTGAACCAAGCATCCAGCGAAATCGAAGTCTCCCCCGAATCCACGGAATATTTCGAAGGGGATTTCAACGGAGACGGTATTTCGGATATCGTATTCTTCAATCCTCAATCCGGAAACTGGAAGGCAGCCGAAGGAAGAAAAGAAGGCGGTTATAATTTCAAGACCTATGCGAATCGGTATAAGAATTATGAAGGAACCGAAAAGATCCGTTTCTTCAAAGGAAACGTAAGCGGAGACTTCAACGGAGACGGAAGATCCGATATCGCATTCTATCTACCCGAGACTCGCGACTTCATCGTAGCGGAGCACGACGGTCGAGTCTTCCAATTCAAGAATTACGGAAGATTAATGGCGGGGATTCCGGATATTTTCAGAATGGAATGGTTTCCGGGAGATTACGACGGAAACGGTCTCACTGATTCGGTATTATTCGACGAACCCACGGGACAATGGACTCTTATGCTGAATAAAGGGGGAAGCTTCGAGTTCCTACGCTTCTCCAGTAAATTCCAGAATCTTTTCCGTGGAGATTATTCTCCGAACGCGAATTTAGACAGCGTGTTCACTACGGATCTTTCCAAAGACGGAATAGATAGAGCCAAGGTGCAGCTTCTCATCGGGGACTATAACGGAGACGGAAGAACCGATATCTCCGTTTACGATTCTCGTAGCGGGAAATGGTTGGTGGGGGAAAATTATCGCAACGATAACTCATCCGATCCCATTTACTTCAAACTACAATGGAAATTGTATAAGGTTTTCACCGCACCCGAACAGACGCTTTTCGGATTCGATCGGTTCTCCGGAGACTTCAATGGAGATGGAACTTCCGACTTTCTTCTCTTCGATCGCTCAAGCGGAGAATGGACCATCGGGGAAACGAGTAACGGAACCATCAATTTCCGAACCTGGTCCAAGGCCCCGCAATTCAAAGAGATCACTCGTTGGCTACAAGGGGATTTTAACGGAGATGGTAGAACCGATATCGGTTTCTTTTCGGTAACCGACGGAAAGTTTTGGATCGGAGAATCCACACTAAACGGATTCCGCTACAAAATTTATAGCGATATGAATTACGGACCCAGTATCGATCGGGTCATGAAAACTCCTCTCCCTCTAGATGAAGTGAAATTGACTCAGAGCGGGGGAACTGTCTATGCGAATTCCAATCAGAAAACTTTAGTATTAAGCTATCTATACGACGGCAATATCAATCCGAACCGGGGAGAAATCGTTTTTCCGGGATGCTTCTCCGCCAACGACTGCTCCGGTTCTCCCGAGCTTTTGATCTATGATCGTAAATCCGCTTCTTTTAATTTCAAACAAGGTACGGGCGTTACAAATCAGGTCTTAACCGGCCTCAATCCGGAAGCGACCGCCAATCCTCTTCTTTTCGGCGGAAAACCTTCCAGGTATAGCAGCGCAGGCAAAGACGAGATTCTATATTATAAAAAGAACGGAAACGTAAATCAGTTTTCTTTGATTAAGAATACGACCGGCACCTCTTTCACTACCTCGAATTTCGCGAGTTTTACCGATACCAACGTCGCTAATTTCAATCTATCCGAGAGCATGTATTTGGTGGATAATTTCGAATCTACTAGTTACAAATCGATTCTTGTTTTGGACGACCAGTCCACCGCCACTCCCGGTTCCGGTAGATTCTATCTAGTAGGGCCTACCGGTACCTCCAAGGCATTGACTCCCGCAACCGACGTAACTTCTTCTTATCTTTTCAATCTATTCCAAAACGGAAGTTCCCAAAATAGACTGAATAAGAAATCCTTCAGTTTCTTTTCGGGAGATTTCACCAATTCCGGAAAGTCTCAGATCCTTTTCGTGGACCGAAGAACGAGTTCCCACAAATGGTATTTGGGAACTATAGGAACTTCTACTATTACGTTCACGCTTCTCGGAACTCAAACCCTTACTCTTGCTGCTTCCGAATACGACTCTAGTCAGGCGGGTTTTTCATACGGACTCTTCCAGGAGACTACAGGCGCAGAATCCATCGTATTTGCGGATCCTTCCGATAGCGGTTTTACTTTCTACAAACTCAGGATCGGGCTAAGCCCTAGTCCTAGCATCTCTATGTCCGCCTATACGGGAGGACTCGTTGGATTTACAGGTCAGTTCGATCATAAGGGAAATCCGATCATCACCTCGAGTGGGGATACGAAGATATACGATATCGCTCAGAATAAAATCGTCTCTCTCCCGACAACAGTGATCCAAAAGAACCTGGATCGTCCGGATCTAATGAGTAAGGTCTATGTGTTTCGTTGGATCCAAGGAGATTATAACGGGGACGGTCTTACGGACATCGGGATCATCCATCTAAAGGAACCCACTTGGTATTTCGCTCTTTCCGACGGGATCGTTCCGGATATCATCAATAAGATCAAGAACGGTATCGGAGGTTGGTACGAATTGGAATATTCCGATTCCACCAAATTCGACAATACCGGGGGAGATGGTGTTCCGGATCTTCCCGGACATTATCGCGTTTGTACTAAGATCACCGTAGATGACGGATTCGGAAATCGCATCCCCAAAACCTACGATTACGAGGGGGGTTATGCATTCTCCGCTTTCATCAACGGTAAAGTGGAAAAGGACTTCTTCGGTTTCGGAAAATTCACCCAGAAAGACGGGTACGGGGTTCGCACGGTTCACACCTACAATAACGTTCCTTATTCTAATTTTATGATGAACCGCGCTCTTGGAGGAGCCGAGAAAGAATCCCATGTGATCGGTTCGGACAACCAGGACTACGGTTCCCGGATCAATACGTACGATGTAAAGGTAATCGATGTGGGAGGAGGACTCACAAGCTATCTCCTCCTTCCGATTAAAACCGATAAGTTCCAGAACGGTACTAAAACCTTAACATCCGAAGTTTCCTTCCAATTCAACGGTTATAATCTTACCAAACAGACGAATTCCGATACAGATTGGTTTTCAGACAGCGCTCATACGAGCACCACTCGGATTACGATCACAGATTATGAAACGGATTCCACGACGAACCAACTGCGCGTGAAGAAGGTGGTAGAATTAGCGGCTTCGGCCAACGAAACCACTACCGTAAAGACTTATGATTCCCAAGGGAATACTATTCGAAAACAAACCAGTTATACCGGAAGCGGTCTTGCTGCAGTATCTCCTAAAATCAACGAGTATACCTATGATCCGCTCGGAAATGTCCTCTCGGAAAAGGATGTTAGCGGGAATCCGGCTCGTGGTTTGGAATACGTATATGATAACGTGCTAAAGCTTTTTGTAACCGAGAAGACTAGTTTCGGAGGTTCTCTCCGTTTTCGGACCCAATACCAGATCGATTATACTTCAGCATTCGGATCTCCTCTCCAGGTCACCGATCCGAACGGTAACAAGAGTTACTACGAATACGATTCGTTTGGACGATCCTTGACGACTAAGGTGGATACGGACGACGGAACCAAGGTCCTTGCCACGTATTCCTATAACGCCTCCTTTCCGTTGAGTGCGAAAAGCGTTCTTCCTGCCGGTGGATGGGATCCTGATTTTGCCACCAGATCCTATGTGGACGGAATCGGAAGAGCGATCTATACCGTAAAGACAGGGTCTGACGGTAAGACCGTGCGAAGCGGAAGAGTGGTGTATGATGCCGCGGGTAGAATGGTTCGTCAGGGACAGGCAGACTGGACCGACTCCAGCGAGCTGGATAATTTCGCTATGCATTTGGAAGAAAAGAATCCTACGAGCTTCGAATACGATGCCATCGGTAGGATCAAGACTTCCACCCTACCTTTGGCGCAGGGAGAAACAAGTCCCACGATTCTTTCCATTACCTACAACGATCCCTATGAAAAGATAGAAATCCATAGTTCAGGAACTAGAAAGCGCAAGGTTACAGACGGTAGAGGGCAAACGCTCTATGTGGAGGATTCGGGAGGGGATGGAATCGTCGCCCAAATCGGATTCTGTTACGATCTCGCGGGAAATCGTACGAAGAAGTCCGACTTGAATGATGGATCTTCCTTGAATTGCAGTAATATTTCCACCGGGATCAACCAAAAAGATATCTCCGGAAAGAACCAAGCCTATTGGGCTTACGACGGATTCGGGAGAGTAAGAGTCCAAAGCGACCCGGATTTCGGAGTAGAAAAGCACGAATACAACTCCTTCGGAGAGGCGGTCAAGACTACGGATGCGATCGGAAGAGTGACCACTCTGGTCTATGATTCCATCGGTCGTATGGTCACGAAGAGAATGCCGGAAGGAGAGATCTATTATACCTATGATTCCCGATCCGGAAGCGAGAATGCTCTCGGCAAACTCGTCCTCGTGGAGGATAGAAACCAGACCAAAACTTTCAGTTATGATAAGTTAGGTAGGGTGAAAAAAGAAACACGCTCCTTCAAGGAAATCCCGCTTAAAAATAGTGACCTGCCATATATTACGGAATATGCATATGACCTTCTCGGAAGGGTGACTAAAATTGATTATCCGGCTCATCCGGTCAATCATTCTCGTCTTAGGGCCTGCTATTCCTATGGGAGTGCAGGGTATATAACTGGCATTTCCGTACAAGTAAATACCAACGGAATCCTTCCAGGGCTTTGTAATAAGACCATCGTAGAGAATATCACATATAATGAGTTCGGACAGACCTCCGCCTTTACTATGGGGAACGGGATAGAAACCAGGTATTATTACGATGAAAAGCTTAGAATGGTCCGTCTGAATTCCTCGGGAGTCGTGGACGGATACAGCGAGACCTTACAAAACGCCGTCTATACCTTTAACAGTAAGAATAACATTACGAGTATTGAAAATACTGGAACTCGATACCAGACTAAGTATGATTTCGCTTACGACGGTCTGAGTCGTCTCACGAATGCCAGCGGATTCTATACGGAACCTGCGGAGACATACACTAAAAAATACCAGCAAAGCTTTGCGTATGCCCTAAACGGAAACCTGAGCGCTAAACGGGTCCATAATCCTGCCGACGGCTCCATTACGGACGAAAGAGTTTATCAATATAATAACCACCAGGCAAGTTATATCGATTCTTCCAAATACGGAAGCGGTACCGTGACCATGGCCTACGATGCCTCGGGGAATATGATCTCCCAGAGGGACAGAGTCTTGGATAAAACCAAGAAAATGGAATATGATTCGGACAACCGACTCATCCGGGTCCGAGACGAAAATAATTATACTGTCGGGCGCTATTGGTACGACGACGGTGGATTCAGGATACACAAAAGCGCTCTCATTCCGGATGGTGCCCAATCCAAACACCAGGAGATTCTTTATCCTAGCAAATTCTACGGACTCGAATACATGGACGAGGAGAATGTTCTCCGATCCATTAATAATATCTACCTAAACGGGGTCCGAATCGCCGCTCTAAACGAAGAAGGAACGGCTGCTTATTATCTCACCGACCAGGTAGACTCCATCTCGCATGTCTTAGATGACCAAGGAAAGACTCTTACTCGGATCCAGAATGATCCGTATGGGGATAGCTTTGTACAGAGAGGCAATCTGAACTTCTCCCCTAAATTTAACTCTCAGGAACTGGACCAAGAGAGTGGTTTTTATTTTTATAATGCACGCTATTATGATGCAAGTATTGCGAGGTTTGTCACCGCGGATTCGATTATCGACGGACAGGAAGACACGCAAGGCTGGAACCGTTATATGTATGTCCGGGGGAATCCGATCCATGCGAAGGATCCGACCGGGCACATAACGATCGAAGGGTTCCTTCCTTCAAGAGTGTCTGAACATCTTAAAAATGGTTTAGGAACAATGAGCGCAGATGCGACTGCGAAAAATTTGGCAACCCCTCATTTAGGTGATTTGATAATTAAGGGAGAGGGAAAAGTCAAGATAGGAATTCTTAAGAGCGGATTATATTTCTTAGATAAAAATGGAATTATTGCGGAAAGAATGACTCCGAAGACAGCAGAAAAGGTCTTAACTTATCTACTGAACAATACTGATAATGAACACGTCGTTAAATATTTAGCTAAGTATCGAATTGCCAAAATTGCCGATATTAGTAAGTATTTGGCGAGGGCGTTTAATAAAGGTGATGAAGTTGCTGAAAGGAAGGCTGCTAAATTGCTTGCCCAAAAAGCGGGAACTAAAGGCGCCGGAAGATTAGCCTTGTTCTTTACTGGAGTTGGAGTTGTTATTAATGCTGCTATCGAAGGGCTTTCTGCCGATGACCTTAATCCAAGACACGAATTAGATGAAGATGAGCGAGAATTTGAGATGTTTGACTATGATGGCGTTGCTAAAGATTCTCATTCTTCTTATATGAAAACTTGGAAAGATGGAGAGGGCGATAAATGGATCGATAAAATGCTTGAAACCAGAAGGAGAGAGCATGGAATTAAGAAAATACAAAAAGATGATGAATGA